A stretch of Carya illinoinensis cultivar Pawnee chromosome 14, C.illinoinensisPawnee_v1, whole genome shotgun sequence DNA encodes these proteins:
- the LOC122293354 gene encoding early nodulin-like protein 1 produces the protein MAGLRSEPFLVLYVIMSVMVLVLIQFFGLTYGCSSTCPPSACPDSSGVKYQVSSIWSIPPFPTYYSNWSLSHFFRTGDFLSFDFETGHNDVIQVSRQEYESCTACNPLRVINIGPAIVPLAEKGVFYFISNFSNYCGLGLKVSVWVHGCSEGLQPTPSPSPSPSPLRVPPSSSPAPTPRTRNGSNSPAPTPAPSPDDGYPPEAGAPNAKSMAIRVGSSEILIFHWAFDICLVVFVILGSMI, from the exons ATGGCTGGTCTCAGATCAGAACCTTTCCTTGTATTATATGTAATCATGTCAGTCATGGTACTGGTGTTGATTCAGTTCTTTGGCTTGACATATGGCTGCTCCTCTACTTGCCCGCCATCAGCATGCCCAGATAGTAGTGGTGTAAAATACCAAGTTAGCTCGATCTGGTCCATTCCACCATTCCCAACTTATTACTCCAACTGGTCCCTCTCCCATTTCTTCCGGACCGGCGACTTTCTCA GTTTTGACTTTGAGACCGGACATAACGACGTGATTCAAGTGTCGAGACAAGAGTACGAGAGTTGCACCGCCTGCAACCCCTTAAGGGTCATCAACATTGGTCCCGCAATCGTACCATTGGCCGAGAAAGGTGTCTTCTATTTCATCAGCAACTTCTCAAACTACTGCGGTCTTGGGCTGAAGGTTTCAGTCTGGGTGCACGGCTGCTCCGAAGGATTGCAGCCAACTCCATCGCCGTCTCCGTCACCTTCCCCACTTCGAGTTCCTCCATCTTCATCGCCCGCACCAACTCCACGTACGAGGAATGGATCCAATTCTCCGGCTCCAACCCCAGCACCGTCTCCTGATGATGGCTATCCTCCAGAAGCTGGCGCTCCCAATGCAAAGTCTATGGCTATCCGTGTTGGTTCTTCTGAAATCCTGATCTTTCACTGGGCTTTTGACATTTGTTTGGTGGTATTTGTCATTCTTGGATCGATGATCTAG